Proteins encoded within one genomic window of Haloplanus vescus:
- a CDS encoding ABC transporter ATP-binding protein yields MSEIELQDVEKRYGSVTALNGVSLSVDRGETVGLIGCNGAGKTTLFKMLVGHETPDAGTVSVGGLTPDAGATLRERVGYLPESAGFPPSFTGREVLTFHAEIRGLPADEREHRVERVLHTVGLDEAADRPVGGYSNGMNRRLGLATTLVGDPDVLLLDEPTAALDPVGVSNFHDIIEALAEETDITILVTSHVLSEIERLCDRVVILDDGSVRVAGDVTDLRRTTGDAVTVTATVEDDAATVAERVASWDGVTTATADPPRLRLDCDRDRVFDVLDRLRDATAVVDVEISEPGLDAVFRDAVTASRGVALSTGGERDD; encoded by the coding sequence ATGAGTGAAATCGAACTTCAGGACGTCGAGAAACGATACGGCAGCGTCACCGCCTTGAACGGCGTCTCTCTGTCGGTCGACCGCGGCGAGACCGTCGGCCTCATCGGCTGTAACGGCGCTGGCAAGACGACGCTGTTCAAGATGCTCGTCGGCCACGAGACGCCCGATGCCGGCACGGTGTCGGTCGGCGGACTCACGCCCGACGCCGGGGCCACGCTCCGAGAGCGGGTCGGCTACCTGCCCGAGAGCGCGGGGTTTCCCCCGTCGTTCACGGGGCGTGAAGTGCTAACTTTCCACGCCGAAATCCGCGGCCTCCCGGCCGACGAGCGAGAGCACCGCGTCGAACGCGTGCTTCACACGGTGGGACTGGACGAGGCCGCGGACCGCCCCGTCGGCGGCTACTCGAACGGCATGAACCGACGGCTCGGCCTCGCAACGACGCTCGTCGGCGACCCCGACGTGCTGTTGCTCGACGAGCCGACCGCCGCCCTCGACCCGGTTGGCGTCAGCAACTTCCACGACATCATCGAGGCGCTCGCCGAGGAGACGGACATCACCATCCTCGTCACGTCACACGTGCTCTCGGAAATCGAGCGCCTCTGTGACCGCGTGGTGATTCTGGACGACGGGAGTGTCCGCGTCGCGGGCGACGTGACCGACCTCCGGCGGACGACCGGCGACGCCGTCACCGTGACCGCGACTGTCGAGGACGACGCCGCGACCGTCGCCGAACGCGTGGCGTCGTGGGACGGCGTGACGACTGCGACCGCAGACCCGCCCCGACTCCGCCTCGACTGTGACCGCGACCGGGTGTTCGACGTCCTCGACCGACTCCGGGACGCGACGGCCGTCGTCGACGTGGAGATATCCGAACCGGGCCTCGACGCCGTGTTCCGCGACGCCGTCACCGCGAGTCGTGGCGTCGCCCTCTCGACGGGAGGTGAGCGCGATGACTGA
- a CDS encoding cupin domain-containing protein, whose translation MRPVSFDDAETYEPDEGWRRVSLAGSDQFSFEWFEKPPGHSSPMHDHENEQVCLVLQGEMTVYTEDDAVTLGPYDSVLLESGEPHRVENTGEERAVGLDVFAPGRSFDFWTDRE comes from the coding sequence ATGCGACCCGTCTCCTTCGACGACGCCGAGACGTACGAACCGGACGAGGGCTGGCGCCGCGTGTCGCTGGCCGGGAGCGACCAGTTCTCCTTCGAGTGGTTCGAGAAACCGCCTGGGCACTCCTCGCCGATGCACGACCACGAGAACGAACAGGTCTGCCTGGTGTTACAGGGCGAGATGACCGTCTACACCGAAGACGACGCGGTGACGCTCGGCCCCTACGACTCCGTCCTGCTGGAATCCGGCGAACCCCACCGCGTCGAGAACACGGGCGAGGAACGCGCCGTCGGCCTCGACGTGTTCGCTCCGGGACGCTCTTTCGACTTCTGGACCGACCGGGAGTAG
- a CDS encoding ABC transporter permease, with product MTDETPTTDGGATATQADSVAEMQTATATETGTKSIVASARDVTRVAAREYRLAVRRRWLLGTAVLFALFSTALVFLGGSNVGPARASAVLASFAQLGVYLVPLAALAAGFDTIVGADESGSLEMLLTLPLSNTAVIVGTYLGRAAALTGGILIGLALGGAAFVRLAGAGVLGAYAGVALITVGAALAFLGVSVLASTLAREKTHALGAALAAWVWFVLVHDLLALGLVAAFDLPQSVVAAAVLANPGDIFRVLVLRSVSATAGGFTSVLTTTGLTAPVLVAALVAWIVLPVAGAVVAFRRRSI from the coding sequence ATGACTGACGAGACGCCGACGACCGACGGCGGCGCGACTGCCACCCAAGCGGACTCGGTCGCGGAGATGCAGACGGCGACGGCGACCGAGACGGGCACGAAGTCCATCGTCGCGTCCGCGCGTGACGTGACTCGGGTCGCGGCCCGCGAGTACCGACTGGCGGTTCGGCGGCGGTGGTTGCTGGGCACGGCCGTCCTGTTCGCGCTGTTCTCCACGGCGCTCGTGTTCCTCGGTGGCTCGAACGTCGGCCCCGCGCGCGCCTCGGCGGTGCTCGCGAGCTTCGCGCAACTCGGCGTCTACCTCGTTCCGCTGGCCGCGCTTGCGGCCGGCTTCGACACCATCGTCGGCGCCGACGAGAGCGGGTCGCTGGAGATGCTCCTCACGCTCCCGCTGTCGAACACCGCCGTCATCGTCGGGACGTATCTCGGCCGCGCGGCGGCGCTGACCGGCGGGATTCTCATCGGACTGGCGCTCGGCGGCGCGGCGTTCGTCCGCCTCGCTGGCGCGGGCGTGCTGGGCGCGTACGCCGGCGTCGCCCTCATCACCGTCGGCGCCGCCCTCGCCTTCCTCGGGGTCAGCGTCCTCGCCTCGACGCTCGCGCGGGAGAAGACCCACGCCCTCGGCGCCGCCCTCGCCGCGTGGGTGTGGTTCGTCCTCGTCCACGACCTGCTGGCGTTGGGCCTCGTCGCCGCCTTCGACCTGCCCCAGTCGGTCGTCGCGGCCGCCGTCCTCGCCAACCCCGGCGACATCTTCCGAGTGCTCGTGCTTCGGAGCGTGTCGGCGACGGCGGGTGGCTTCACGAGCGTCCTCACCACGACGGGACTCACGGCGCCCGTCCTCGTCGCCGCGCTCGTCGCCTGGATAGTCCTGCCCGTCGCGGGGGCCGTCGTCGCCTTCCGCCGGCGGTCCATCTAG
- a CDS encoding plastocyanin/azurin family copper-binding protein, which translates to MSRKPTRFVSRRQFAATFAGVVLAGCSSGGSGGESSDDGSSGDGSTATATGTPEPTSTSTATATPSPEADVTIEVGPDGNYLNFVPTRVRLSKGDTVEWVFKSSGHNVCCHPEHSSKAVLPDGAEPFGSHPSGNNEAVDPTGSRYTHTFETAGDYSYVCVLHAHNGMVGHLTVR; encoded by the coding sequence ATGTCACGCAAGCCAACTCGGTTCGTGAGTCGACGACAGTTCGCGGCGACGTTCGCGGGCGTCGTACTCGCCGGTTGTTCGAGTGGTGGGAGTGGCGGCGAAAGTAGCGACGATGGAAGTAGTGGCGACGGAAGCACCGCGACGGCGACGGGGACGCCGGAGCCCACGTCCACGTCGACGGCGACGGCCACCCCTTCCCCGGAGGCGGACGTAACCATCGAAGTCGGTCCCGATGGGAACTACCTCAATTTCGTTCCGACACGAGTTCGACTCTCGAAGGGCGACACGGTCGAGTGGGTGTTCAAATCCTCTGGGCACAACGTCTGTTGTCACCCCGAACACAGCTCGAAGGCCGTGCTCCCGGACGGCGCGGAGCCATTCGGCAGTCATCCGTCCGGCAACAACGAGGCAGTCGACCCGACCGGGTCGCGCTACACGCACACCTTCGAGACGGCGGGCGACTACTCCTACGTCTGCGTGCTGCACGCGCACAACGGCATGGTCGGGCATCTGACGGTCCGGTAG
- the rdfA gene encoding rod-determining factor RdfA: MVCKVDTLLERYALPIHDPAYDSVDEYLVARWTGRDGHNAEGYKPLTEWFNKQVLRRRYDAHGRDVTSVHLDREYELVTGDASAEREELAADLAADGLDIDRLADELVSWSTMRHHLKDCLDATKEPATASTDWQTNTVEMATTQAAEKTRSVLSSLASTGRLPDAEGADVDVQVELRCPDCSASASFQTAVERGYVCETHAEETNRERVSERSAAALFGVFEGSRALLNGPYLADVLAVVGL; the protein is encoded by the coding sequence ATGGTCTGCAAGGTCGATACGCTCTTGGAACGCTACGCGTTGCCCATCCACGACCCGGCGTACGACTCGGTCGACGAGTATCTGGTCGCACGCTGGACGGGGCGAGACGGTCACAATGCCGAGGGCTACAAGCCACTCACCGAGTGGTTCAACAAGCAGGTGCTCCGGCGACGCTACGACGCCCACGGGCGCGACGTGACGAGCGTCCACCTCGACCGGGAGTACGAACTCGTCACGGGCGACGCGAGCGCGGAACGCGAGGAACTGGCCGCCGACCTGGCGGCGGATGGCCTCGACATCGACCGCCTCGCCGACGAACTGGTGTCGTGGAGCACGATGCGCCACCACCTCAAAGACTGTCTCGACGCCACGAAAGAGCCAGCCACGGCGTCGACCGACTGGCAGACCAACACCGTCGAAATGGCGACGACACAGGCCGCCGAGAAGACTCGGTCGGTGCTGTCGTCGCTGGCGTCCACGGGACGCCTGCCCGACGCCGAGGGGGCTGACGTGGACGTACAGGTAGAGCTTCGCTGTCCGGACTGTTCGGCGAGCGCGTCGTTCCAGACGGCGGTCGAACGCGGGTACGTCTGCGAGACACACGCCGAAGAGACGAATCGGGAACGCGTCAGCGAACGGTCCGCCGCCGCCCTGTTCGGGGTATTCGAGGGGTCGCGGGCGCTACTCAACGGCCCGTATCTCGCCGACGTACTGGCAGTCGTTGGGCTCTGA
- a CDS encoding cupin domain-containing protein, whose translation MSELTTLDDLTATPHAEIFEAHRPRAVRLQLDADEHVPDHTHPGTDIVLHLVSGHLELSLDGETLEVTAGELVQFSGEREISPRAIEPSTAVVVFAPTEE comes from the coding sequence ATGTCGGAACTTACGACGCTCGACGACCTGACGGCAACGCCGCACGCGGAGATATTCGAGGCGCACCGCCCGCGCGCCGTTCGACTCCAACTCGACGCCGACGAACACGTTCCGGACCACACCCACCCCGGGACGGACATCGTCCTCCATCTCGTCTCCGGCCATCTCGAACTGTCGCTGGACGGGGAGACGCTGGAGGTGACGGCCGGCGAACTCGTCCAGTTCAGCGGCGAGCGCGAAATCTCGCCGCGCGCGATAGAGCCGAGCACCGCCGTCGTCGTCTTCGCACCCACCGAAGAGTGA